The Haloplanus natans DSM 17983 DNA segment CGATCCATACGTCCGACCGAGCAGGCGGCTGTTGATTTCGTCGGACGTCGAACGTAGGATCGATTCGGCCGACAACAGTTATTATGTGAGATGTGGGACTCGGGACTATGACCGAACAGGGTGGCTCAATCGACAACGAGTGGGATACGACCGCCTACGACGACCGACATGCCTTCGTCTTCGAGCACGGCCGAGGGGTCGTCGATCTGTTGGACGTGCGACCGGGCGAGCGTGTCCTCGATCTGGGATGTGGAACGGAACACCTGACCCACGAAATCGCCGACGCCGGGGCCGAGGTCGTGGGGCTAGATAGCTCCAAGGAGATGATCGAGACCGCACGCGAGACGTATCCGGAGGTGCGATTCGTCCGGGCGGATGCCCGTGAATTCGCGTTCGAGGAGCCCTTCGACGCCGTCTTTTCGAATGCGGCATTGCATTGGATTCCCGAGCAAGACGCCGTCCTCGCTGCGATTACGGACGCCTTGAAATCGGGTGGGCGATTCGTCGCTGAACTGGGAGGGACCGGAAACCTCGACGCGATTATCAGCGCCGTTCGAACCGCGCCAGCCCAGCGGGGATACGATATCGAGAACCCCTGGTATTTTCCAAGTGTCGGGGAGTACGCGACGAAACTCGAATCCCACGGGTTCGAGGTACGGTACGCGACGCTATTCGATCGGCCGACCGAACTCGAGGAGGGGACAGACGGACTAGCCTCGTGGCTCGAC contains these protein-coding regions:
- a CDS encoding class I SAM-dependent methyltransferase, which translates into the protein MTEQGGSIDNEWDTTAYDDRHAFVFEHGRGVVDLLDVRPGERVLDLGCGTEHLTHEIADAGAEVVGLDSSKEMIETARETYPEVRFVRADAREFAFEEPFDAVFSNAALHWIPEQDAVLAAITDALKSGGRFVAELGGTGNLDAIISAVRTAPAQRGYDIENPWYFPSVGEYATKLESHGFEVRYATLFDRPTELEEGTDGLASWLDMFGHSLFESIPGADREGIVADAERELRDEQFEDGQRIADYRRLQIVASGPTE